The proteins below come from a single Rhizobium sp. BT04 genomic window:
- a CDS encoding cupin domain-containing protein, translating to MAWKLMLASAVAMAARSVPYAVVKPAAKSFIAHASDLLPLKSTPINPDWIVSGDPQARTAEHSRGHDEASLTAIWDCTAGEFRWYFGWDETVMILEGEVHITAEDGTERTLGAGDVAFFAGGTWASWRVDNYVRKVAFLRKPFPKPLAIAYRLRNMLRNGGNQGIAA from the coding sequence ATGGCCTGGAAGCTGATGCTTGCAAGTGCGGTCGCCATGGCCGCGCGCTCGGTGCCTTATGCCGTGGTGAAGCCGGCCGCCAAATCCTTCATCGCCCATGCAAGCGACCTGCTGCCGTTGAAGTCGACGCCGATCAATCCGGACTGGATCGTCAGCGGCGATCCGCAGGCGCGCACCGCCGAACATTCGCGCGGCCATGACGAGGCGTCGCTGACGGCGATCTGGGATTGCACGGCGGGCGAATTCCGCTGGTATTTCGGCTGGGACGAGACCGTGATGATCCTCGAGGGCGAGGTCCATATCACCGCCGAGGACGGCACCGAACGCACCCTCGGCGCCGGCGACGTCGCCTTTTTCGCCGGGGGGACCTGGGCGAGTTGGCGGGTCGACAATTACGTCCGCAAGGTCGCTTTCCTCCGCAAGCCCTTCCCGAAGCCCCTGGCGATCGCCTATCGCCTGCGTAACATGCTGCGCAATGGCGGCAACCAGGGCATCGCCGCCTGA
- the gshB gene encoding glutathione synthase: MAKITNVAVQMDHVEGINIAGDSTFAMSLEAQARGYRLFHYTPDRLSFRDGKLFASVEPMLLRDIKGDHYELGTPERVDLSTMDVVLLRQDPPFDMAYITSTHLLERIHPKTLVVNDPAWVRNSPEKIFVTEFADLMPKTLITKDAAEIRRFRDEMGDIILKPLYGNGGAGVFHSTRDDRNLSSLLEMFGQLFREPFIAQQYLPDVRKGDKRIILVDGEFAGAINRVPAEHDSRSNMHVGGRAEATELTARESEICARIGPALRERGFLLVGIDVIGDYMTEINVTSPTGIREVKKFGGADIASLLWDAIERKRG; encoded by the coding sequence ATGGCCAAGATCACCAATGTAGCGGTCCAGATGGACCATGTCGAAGGCATCAATATCGCAGGTGATTCCACCTTCGCCATGAGCCTGGAAGCCCAGGCGCGCGGCTACCGGCTGTTCCATTACACGCCCGACCGCCTGAGCTTCCGCGACGGCAAGCTCTTTGCCAGCGTCGAGCCGATGCTGCTGCGCGACATCAAGGGTGATCACTACGAACTCGGCACGCCCGAGCGCGTCGACCTCTCGACCATGGATGTCGTGCTGCTGCGCCAGGACCCGCCCTTCGACATGGCCTATATCACCTCGACGCATCTGCTTGAGCGCATCCACCCGAAGACGCTCGTCGTCAACGATCCGGCCTGGGTGCGCAATTCGCCGGAGAAGATCTTCGTCACCGAATTTGCCGATCTGATGCCGAAGACGCTGATCACCAAGGATGCCGCCGAGATCCGCCGCTTCCGCGACGAGATGGGCGATATCATCCTGAAGCCACTCTACGGCAATGGCGGCGCCGGCGTCTTCCATTCGACCCGCGACGACCGCAACCTCTCCTCGCTGCTCGAGATGTTCGGCCAGCTGTTCCGTGAGCCCTTCATTGCCCAGCAATATCTGCCCGACGTGCGCAAGGGCGACAAACGCATCATCCTGGTCGACGGCGAATTCGCCGGCGCCATCAACCGCGTGCCGGCCGAACATGACAGCCGCTCCAACATGCATGTCGGCGGCCGCGCCGAGGCGACCGAGTTGACCGCGCGCGAAAGCGAAATCTGCGCCCGCATCGGCCCGGCGCTGCGCGAGCGTGGTTTCCTGCTCGTCGGCATCGATGTGATCGGCGATTACATGACCGAGATCAACGTCACCTCTCCCACCGGCATTCGCGAGGTCAAGAAATTCGGCGGCGCCGATATTGCGAGCCTGCTCTGGGACGCGATCGAGCGCAAGCGCGGCTGA
- a CDS encoding LacI family DNA-binding transcriptional regulator translates to MSKVGIRDVAKLAGVSTGTVSRVLNDHPSVTKEVRVRVGGIIKDLGYTPDPSARSMRSKVSRLIGIVIPDLTNPFFAELVQSAEQAAANHGYNIIVMTSFDHAAKEADRISQLTSRKVDGIMLVPSNDFHRIKPPKGVPIVVVDRLMPGYSGIAADHRNGVRLGVEHLLKLGHRRIGFISGPGHSVPANDRLRGYLDAMEQAGEQAGEQTDGGTAMAGPPLIAEAAFDYESGRSAGNYLLARARNERPTAIFASSDQQAIGCMRAAHDLGIPVPAALSIVGFDGIPLASMTTPRLTTVKQPIQDMAAAAVAVLLNKQTAPELDNPILFACEVLKGETTAPPQPD, encoded by the coding sequence ATGTCAAAGGTCGGGATTAGGGACGTTGCCAAGCTTGCGGGAGTTTCCACCGGCACCGTTTCGCGGGTTCTGAACGATCATCCCTCGGTTACGAAGGAAGTGCGGGTGCGCGTCGGAGGGATCATCAAAGACCTCGGCTATACGCCCGACCCGTCGGCCAGAAGCATGCGCAGCAAGGTCAGCCGGCTGATCGGCATCGTCATTCCGGATCTGACCAATCCGTTCTTTGCGGAACTTGTCCAATCGGCGGAACAAGCGGCGGCCAATCACGGCTATAACATCATCGTCATGACATCCTTCGATCATGCCGCCAAGGAGGCTGACCGCATCAGTCAGCTGACGAGCCGAAAGGTCGACGGCATCATGCTCGTTCCCAGCAATGATTTCCATCGGATCAAGCCGCCGAAGGGAGTGCCGATCGTCGTCGTCGACCGCCTCATGCCGGGATATTCCGGCATTGCCGCCGATCACCGCAACGGCGTGCGCCTCGGCGTCGAGCATCTTCTGAAGCTCGGCCATCGCCGCATCGGTTTCATCTCGGGGCCCGGGCACTCCGTCCCGGCCAACGATCGCCTCAGGGGCTATCTCGACGCAATGGAACAGGCAGGGGAACAGGCGGGAGAGCAAACGGATGGCGGCACGGCAATGGCCGGGCCACCGCTGATTGCCGAGGCGGCTTTCGACTATGAAAGCGGCCGTTCGGCGGGAAATTACCTTCTGGCGCGCGCCCGCAACGAACGGCCGACGGCGATCTTTGCAAGCTCGGACCAGCAGGCGATCGGCTGCATGCGGGCAGCCCATGATCTGGGGATCCCGGTCCCGGCCGCGCTTTCGATCGTCGGCTTCGACGGCATCCCGCTCGCCAGCATGACGACGCCGCGGCTGACGACGGTGAAGCAGCCGATCCAAGACATGGCCGCAGCGGCAGTCGCCGTTCTCTTGAACAAGCAGACTGCGCCCGAGCTCGACAATCCGATCCTGTTTGCCTGCGAGGTTTTAAAAGGGGAAACGACCGCCCCGCCCCAGCCGGATTAG
- a CDS encoding ABC transporter permease → MSANIEKQTEAKTGAKQVSVWDKLIRISMKEAGVAIALVLILAFFSATAPYFATPENFLKIFVQIAINTVLAAGMTFVILVGGIDLSVGSLLALCTVIGATIMINPAFSPWQAIVLACFASMGTGAILGAVNGWICEKWKLPSFIVTLGMLNVASGLARVVSDNSTITGLPQPFVDFGNLIFWGIFPSIFLIAIVVVLIGWFVLRYTVFGRFVFAIGTNEEAVRLSGHQPKRYKIAVFTISGLTAGIAAMVYLLRLNVGSPVAGIGYELNAIAAVIIGGTSLSGGKGSIIGTLVGACILQVLSTGLQLLGADDNIKPIVIGAVIVLAVILDSYRGRLMRILETR, encoded by the coding sequence GTGTCCGCCAACATTGAAAAACAGACTGAGGCGAAAACTGGGGCGAAACAGGTGAGCGTCTGGGACAAGCTGATCCGGATCTCGATGAAGGAGGCGGGTGTCGCCATTGCCCTCGTCCTGATCCTGGCGTTTTTCTCGGCGACGGCGCCCTATTTCGCGACGCCGGAGAATTTTCTGAAGATCTTCGTGCAGATCGCCATCAACACCGTGCTGGCTGCGGGCATGACCTTCGTCATTCTCGTCGGCGGCATCGATCTCTCGGTCGGCTCGCTGCTCGCCCTTTGCACGGTGATCGGTGCGACGATCATGATCAATCCGGCGTTTTCGCCATGGCAGGCGATTGTTCTCGCCTGTTTTGCCTCGATGGGCACCGGCGCCATCCTCGGCGCCGTCAACGGCTGGATCTGCGAGAAATGGAAACTGCCGTCCTTCATCGTCACTCTCGGCATGCTGAACGTCGCCAGCGGCCTGGCCCGCGTGGTCAGCGACAATTCGACGATCACAGGCCTGCCGCAGCCCTTCGTCGATTTCGGCAACCTGATCTTCTGGGGCATCTTTCCGTCGATCTTCCTGATTGCGATCGTCGTCGTCCTGATCGGCTGGTTCGTGCTGCGCTACACCGTCTTCGGCCGTTTCGTCTTTGCGATCGGCACCAATGAAGAGGCTGTGCGGCTGTCCGGGCACCAGCCGAAACGATACAAGATCGCGGTCTTCACCATCTCCGGGCTGACCGCCGGCATTGCCGCCATGGTCTATCTGCTCCGCCTCAATGTCGGCAGCCCGGTTGCCGGCATCGGCTATGAGCTGAATGCCATCGCCGCCGTCATCATCGGCGGCACCAGCCTCTCTGGCGGCAAAGGCTCGATCATCGGCACGCTGGTCGGCGCCTGCATTCTGCAGGTCCTGTCGACGGGATTGCAGCTGCTTGGCGCCGACGACAATATCAAGCCGATCGTCATCGGCGCCGTCATCGTGCTCGCCGTCATTCTCGACAGCTATCGCGGCCGGCTGATGCGGATCCTCGAGACGCGTTAG
- a CDS encoding sugar ABC transporter ATP-binding protein → MHEVAVSDTADDEILRLEGIGKRFPGVVALKDVSMRIGRGKGHVLLGENGAGKSTLINLLGGVFRPDDGHILFDGKPYHPSSPLEAFRAGIRVIHQELHPLSNLTVAENLLFEHLPRRYGLVNYKAMNARAAELLDEVGLDVAPTTLASRLSVAQLQLVEIAKALCYESKLLVLDEPTATLTSKEVDRLFEILKRLKQRGVTTLYISHRLEEIFEVGDDVTVLRDGQHVITRPLAGLGIPEIVELMVGRKLSDHGIFKGDSTVSGEALGVSGLKVTRHSPELSFSVAKGEIVGIAGLVGSGRTEAVRALFGADVKAAGEIRLNGEPVEINSPKDAVAAGLCLATEDRKMQGLMLDMSCAENATITALDKISRNGLIIGKAENDHAQRLVRELRIKTPSIHQAVRTFSGGNQQKVVIAKWLFRGPKVLIFDEPTRGIDVGAKAEIYELLWKFAAEGKGVLVVSSDLPELIGICHRIIVFSDGKISGEIAREQFDESRILSLAYKEYSRVRQH, encoded by the coding sequence ATGCATGAGGTCGCCGTGTCAGACACAGCAGATGACGAGATTCTGAGGCTGGAGGGGATCGGCAAGCGCTTCCCCGGCGTCGTGGCGCTCAAGGATGTCTCCATGCGGATCGGCCGCGGCAAGGGGCACGTTCTCCTTGGCGAGAATGGCGCCGGAAAATCGACCCTGATCAATCTGCTCGGCGGCGTCTTCAGGCCGGATGACGGCCATATCCTGTTTGACGGCAAGCCTTATCATCCGTCCTCGCCGCTGGAGGCGTTCAGGGCGGGCATCCGGGTCATTCACCAGGAGCTGCACCCGCTTTCCAACCTGACGGTTGCCGAAAACCTGCTGTTTGAGCATCTGCCGCGCCGATACGGTCTGGTGAACTACAAGGCGATGAACGCCAGAGCGGCGGAACTGCTGGATGAGGTCGGCCTCGACGTCGCCCCGACGACACTGGCAAGCCGCCTCAGCGTCGCGCAGCTGCAGCTGGTCGAGATCGCCAAGGCGCTTTGCTACGAAAGCAAGCTTCTCGTTCTCGACGAGCCGACGGCGACGCTGACCTCCAAGGAAGTCGATCGCCTCTTTGAAATTCTGAAACGGCTGAAGCAGCGTGGCGTCACCACGCTTTATATCTCGCACCGGCTGGAGGAGATCTTCGAGGTCGGTGACGATGTGACGGTGCTCCGCGACGGCCAGCACGTGATCACCCGGCCGCTCGCAGGACTTGGCATCCCTGAGATCGTCGAGCTGATGGTCGGGCGCAAGCTTTCCGATCACGGCATTTTCAAAGGCGACAGCACTGTTTCAGGCGAGGCGCTCGGCGTTTCCGGCCTGAAGGTGACGCGACATAGCCCGGAACTGTCCTTTTCCGTGGCAAAGGGGGAGATCGTCGGCATTGCCGGCCTCGTCGGCAGCGGTCGCACCGAGGCGGTTCGCGCCCTGTTTGGCGCCGACGTCAAGGCGGCCGGCGAAATTCGGCTGAACGGCGAGCCGGTGGAGATCAATTCGCCCAAGGATGCGGTTGCGGCGGGGCTGTGCCTGGCGACAGAAGACCGCAAGATGCAAGGCTTGATGCTTGACATGAGCTGCGCCGAAAATGCCACCATCACCGCTCTCGACAAGATCTCCCGCAACGGCTTGATCATCGGGAAGGCCGAGAATGATCACGCGCAGCGCCTTGTGCGCGAGCTCAGGATCAAGACCCCGTCCATCCATCAGGCCGTCCGAACCTTTTCCGGCGGCAATCAGCAGAAGGTCGTCATCGCCAAATGGCTGTTCCGCGGCCCCAAGGTGCTGATTTTCGATGAGCCGACCCGCGGCATCGACGTCGGCGCCAAGGCCGAAATCTATGAGCTTCTGTGGAAGTTCGCGGCCGAGGGCAAAGGTGTCCTGGTCGTCTCTTCGGATCTGCCGGAGCTGATCGGCATCTGCCATCGCATCATCGTCTTCTCCGACGGCAAGATATCAGGTGAAATAGCCCGGGAACAATTTGACGAAAGCAGGATCCTTTCGCTCGCCTACAAGGAGTACAGCCGTGTCCGCCAACATTGA
- a CDS encoding sugar ABC transporter substrate-binding protein codes for MSNSKRESVMISAPRRAALKLGLAGTLVLALSCGVSPAFAAGKPKVGLIMKSLSNEFFKQMKAGADKYAAENKDKFDFKAVGMKDERDFASQVDAVENFVTQKYDIIVVAPADSKAMATPLAKAVKSGVKVINIDVPLDADAKKKAGIDLAFFGPDNKEGAKLAGDALAKDLGPGAKVVILEGNPEADNAKERKEGFVDSVKSGKLELLDSKTAHWETEEANTVMTNFLTKYKDIQGVMAANDSMALGVVKALDAAGQAGKIKVVGFDNIPPVQPLIKDGKMLATVEQYGAQMAVMGIDYGLRELAGEKFTGWVKTDVKLVTAADLK; via the coding sequence ATGTCCAATTCTAAGCGTGAATCCGTCATGATCAGTGCGCCGCGCCGTGCGGCCTTGAAGCTCGGGCTTGCCGGCACATTGGTGCTTGCGCTGTCCTGCGGCGTGTCGCCCGCCTTTGCGGCCGGCAAGCCGAAGGTCGGCCTGATCATGAAATCCTTGTCCAATGAGTTCTTCAAGCAGATGAAGGCCGGCGCCGACAAATATGCGGCCGAGAACAAGGACAAGTTCGACTTCAAGGCCGTCGGCATGAAGGACGAGCGCGATTTCGCCTCGCAGGTCGATGCCGTAGAAAACTTCGTTACCCAGAAATACGATATCATCGTCGTTGCGCCGGCCGATTCCAAGGCGATGGCGACGCCGCTGGCAAAGGCCGTGAAATCAGGCGTCAAGGTCATCAACATCGACGTACCGCTCGATGCCGATGCCAAGAAGAAGGCCGGGATCGATCTCGCTTTCTTCGGGCCTGACAACAAGGAAGGGGCAAAGCTTGCAGGCGATGCGCTTGCCAAGGATCTCGGCCCCGGCGCCAAGGTCGTCATCCTCGAGGGCAACCCCGAGGCCGACAATGCCAAGGAGCGCAAGGAAGGCTTCGTGGATTCCGTCAAGTCTGGCAAGCTCGAGCTTCTCGACAGCAAGACCGCCCATTGGGAGACGGAAGAAGCCAACACCGTCATGACGAATTTCCTGACGAAGTATAAGGATATTCAAGGTGTGATGGCTGCCAACGACTCCATGGCTCTCGGCGTCGTCAAGGCTCTCGATGCGGCCGGCCAGGCCGGCAAGATCAAGGTTGTCGGCTTCGACAACATCCCGCCGGTGCAGCCGCTGATCAAGGACGGCAAGATGCTTGCGACAGTCGAGCAGTATGGCGCGCAGATGGCGGTCATGGGCATCGACTATGGCCTGCGGGAACTGGCCGGCGAAAAATTCACCGGCTGGGTCAAGACCGACGTCAAGCTGGTCACGGCAGCCGATCTGAAATAG